CATTTTTTACAAAATTCCTTAAAACTTTAGATTTTAAAAGTGTTTTATCTATGACTACTATAATGTCAGGATCTTTAACTCCATAGTGGCCTTTTATAGGGTCATCGCTAATTCTGGTAAAGGCTACAACTGGAGCTCCTCTTCTTTCTGGACCGTACTCTGGGAAAGCCTTTATGTATTTTCCGATATACGCGAAAGCTTCTCCTAAAAGTAGAGCAGCTGTTTTTACTCCCATACCTCCTCTACCCAGCCACATAATATCAATTTTCTTGTTCATTTTTCCTCCTCAAATTTTAGAAATAAGTATAATTTACTTAAATGTTTAAATTCAAATAAATTCAAATTTTATTAACCTTTTTGAAATTACTTATGTTTAAAAGATAAAATTTACCAAAGGAGGTGAAAAATGGAGAAAAAAAGAATACTTATAGTTGATGATGAGGAGGATATTCTTACTCTGGTAGAGGAAATTTTAAAAGATGATTATCTTGTTGAAAGGGCGAACTCTCCGTCTAGAGCAATTGAAATTTTAAAAAGGGATTCTAATTTCGATTTAATCTTACTTGATATTATATTACCTGAAAAAGATGGGTGGGAGCTTTTAAGAGATTTTAAAAACCTTTTAAAAGATAAGGAAATTCCTGTTGCTATTTTTTCAATTCTTAAAGAACCGCAGGATATGTTAAAGGCAATTAAAGAGGGAGCAATTGCTTATATTGTTAAACCATTTGACCCTGAGGGGTTAAAAAATAGAATAAGAGAAATCTTTGAAAAATTATGAAGGATGAAATTTCCGGACTACCTTTATTAATTGAAATCATTAATCAACTTAAAGATCGTATTGAAAAAGAAAAAGAGGTTTATCTCTTAATAATTCAAATTCTCGAATCATCAATTTATGAAGATGAATTTGGATTTGATGTTTTTGATTCTTGGATAAAAAACCTTGCAGAGTTTACAAGAATTTCTGTTACAAAAGAATTTACGTCTTATGAAAATCCAATCGTGTTTACAACAGAGCCTTTTTCAAGCTTAATTTGTATTCTTTTTCCTAAAACTCATGATCCAAAAAAATTTATGAATAAATTAAAAAGTGAAATTGAAAAACTCATTCCTGCTCCCACTGCAATTACACTAAGAGAAATAAAATTTGATCCATTAAGGAGAACAGAAAGGATTATCTATCAGACGATAAATGAAGTGAAAATTGAACATATGAAAACTGAAAGTAAAATGAAATCCAATATAAAATCTCTGTTTAAAAAAATAATTAGAACAGCAGAGATAAAGATGGTTTTCCAGCCAATTTTTGAAATTTCTGAGGAAAAAACAACTTATGGATTTGAGGCTCTTGCGAGAGGACCGAAAGGAACAGAACTTGAAATGCCTTCAGCTCTTTTTTCTGTAGCTGATGAGTTAAATGAATTAGAAAGTTTAGAAAAATTATGTAGATGGAAGGCTCTTTTAACATTAAAAAAATTACCAAATGAAAAATATAAGATTTTCTTAAATGTTTCCTCTAAAATTTTGCAACAAAAAAGTAACTATATAGAAGAACTGATCGAAAATTTAGAAGAACTTAAGATAAAAAAGAATAGAATTGTATTAGAACTAACAGAGAGGTATGCTATTTATGATTTTGACACTTTAAAGAAAAATGTAAATTATCTTAAAGAGAACAATATTGAACTTTCGATAGATGATGTAGGAGTAGGGTATTCCTCACTTCAAACATTAGCTGAATTAAATCCGGATTATCTAAAATATGATATGGTTCTTGTTAGAGATATTCATAAGGATATAGTCAAGC
The genomic region above belongs to Candidatus Hydrothermales bacterium and contains:
- a CDS encoding response regulator, which encodes MEKKRILIVDDEEDILTLVEEILKDDYLVERANSPSRAIEILKRDSNFDLILLDIILPEKDGWELLRDFKNLLKDKEIPVAIFSILKEPQDMLKAIKEGAIAYIVKPFDPEGLKNRIREIFEKL
- a CDS encoding EAL domain-containing protein translates to MKDEISGLPLLIEIINQLKDRIEKEKEVYLLIIQILESSIYEDEFGFDVFDSWIKNLAEFTRISVTKEFTSYENPIVFTTEPFSSLICILFPKTHDPKKFMNKLKSEIEKLIPAPTAITLREIKFDPLRRTERIIYQTINEVKIEHMKTESKMKSNIKSLFKKIIRTAEIKMVFQPIFEISEEKTTYGFEALARGPKGTELEMPSALFSVADELNELESLEKLCRWKALLTLKKLPNEKYKIFLNVSSKILQQKSNYIEELIENLEELKIKKNRIVLELTERYAIYDFDTLKKNVNYLKENNIELSIDDVGVGYSSLQTLAELNPDYLKYDMVLVRDIHKDIVKQNLLEMVLNFGEKIKAKVIAEGIEKEEELITLKKIGIKYGQGFYLSYPFEVEI